In Saccharolobus solfataricus, a genomic segment contains:
- a CDS encoding cob(I)yrinic acid a,c-diamide adenosyltransferase, with protein sequence MFTRTGDDGNTNVISKRVGKDSPVVNLLGDIDELNSFIGLALTKIEWEDMQSDLMRVQTELFILGEEIIQDKGRINEETIKWLESRTVEYRKESGPVKLFVIPGGSEQASYLHVVRSIARRVERNAVAYSKELNFNKWIIVYLNRLSSLLFSMAIVANKRKNVKERIYDIGKYF encoded by the coding sequence ATGTTCACCAGAACTGGAGACGATGGAAATACCAATGTAATATCTAAAAGAGTAGGAAAAGATTCTCCGGTAGTAAACTTATTGGGAGATATAGATGAGCTTAACTCCTTCATAGGGTTAGCCTTAACAAAAATTGAATGGGAAGATATGCAAAGCGATCTTATGCGTGTTCAAACTGAGTTATTTATATTAGGTGAGGAAATTATTCAAGATAAGGGTAGAATAAATGAGGAAACTATAAAGTGGCTAGAAAGTAGAACTGTTGAATATAGGAAAGAAAGTGGTCCCGTAAAGCTATTCGTAATACCAGGTGGTTCCGAGCAAGCTTCGTATTTACATGTAGTAAGGAGTATTGCTAGAAGGGTTGAAAGAAATGCGGTAGCTTACTCTAAGGAATTGAATTTCAACAAATGGATAATAGTTTATCTGAACAGATTATCTTCTTTATTATTCTCAATGGCTATAGTAGCAAATAAGAGGAAAAACGTAAAGGAGAGAATCTACGATATAGGTAAGTATTTTTGA
- the leuS gene encoding leucine--tRNA ligase: MNNIAYKWQTRWEEDKIYESNPNPSKPKFFTTVAFPYPNSPWHIGHGRTYVTGDILARYKRMRGYNVLFPMAFHYTGTPIMAMADAIAKGDKELIETFKDIYEISPDVIPRMSDPLFMANYFKEDIKASMREIGLGIDWRREFTTIDPEFSSFVTWQFHKLQSKGYIVKDTHPVGWCPVHHIPVGMHDTKGDVEPEIGEFVLIYFNSEKGIFPAATLRPETIFGATALWINPSEMYVVASMLGKKMILSEKAAAKLSFQIDDIEIEEKIKGSKLVGLKVENPITGKHIAVLGADFVDVSLGTGVVMSVPAHAPFDYYYSKKTFKNNNIEIIPVITVEGLGNALAKDVVEKNNPKSDEDLKKLTEYVYRTEYNKGVLRSDLGNLIREEYRNELKSLGGLPVPKGRELITNFLISKGLGRKIFEVMNKPVYCRCGTEIVVKILKDQWFLDYSNKEWKELARKSLSKINVIPEESRKDFEFTIEWLEKRACARTRGLGTPLPWDKKWIIESLSDSTIYMAYYTISHKIKQYKLSPSKLTQEFWDYVMLGIGNLEEISEKTGIPSNIIKEFREEFLYWYPLDIRHSGKDLIPNHLTFFIFNHAAIFQENLWPKAIAVNGLVLYEGKKMSKSLRNIIPLRKGLKMYGVDVMRIAVSSTADMGSDVNFSESLVKTVGETLRKMYELFKSLDNYTGDILGFPEKWLLSRIYEITSSTTRHMEALELRDAVNELLFVFSSDLDEYFGMVSAEGREANNKVLREVLTIWLKLITPFAPHLAEEIWHEILKQKTYIVNEGWPEVEGSKMDELTLLEHEYMKRIVEDIRSILNIFKGTPKLIKIYALNDSRYMELLRDAIVANGQMKKFMDIHKPKSREDARILQKIFNESLEIDDKMKKLVTNYNINEVDVLNKLSKYIRRKLNVDILIEPYDEEVKKTYNKEAMPLRPAIIIE, from the coding sequence TTGAATAACATTGCCTATAAGTGGCAGACGAGATGGGAGGAAGATAAAATTTACGAGTCTAATCCGAATCCCAGCAAACCTAAATTTTTCACTACAGTTGCATTTCCTTATCCTAATAGCCCTTGGCATATAGGGCATGGAAGAACATACGTTACTGGAGATATTTTAGCTAGATATAAACGAATGAGAGGGTATAACGTACTATTCCCCATGGCATTTCACTACACTGGAACGCCTATAATGGCAATGGCTGACGCAATTGCAAAAGGTGATAAAGAGCTCATAGAGACCTTTAAGGATATTTATGAAATATCACCGGACGTAATCCCTAGAATGTCTGATCCATTATTCATGGCGAATTATTTTAAAGAGGATATAAAGGCTTCAATGAGAGAGATAGGTTTAGGGATAGATTGGAGAAGGGAATTTACTACAATTGATCCTGAATTTTCATCATTTGTAACATGGCAGTTTCATAAATTACAGAGCAAGGGATATATAGTGAAAGATACTCACCCTGTAGGATGGTGCCCAGTTCATCATATACCAGTTGGTATGCACGATACTAAAGGAGATGTAGAACCAGAAATAGGCGAATTTGTATTAATATATTTCAATTCAGAAAAGGGTATATTTCCAGCAGCTACGCTCAGGCCAGAGACGATATTTGGTGCTACAGCATTATGGATAAACCCCTCTGAGATGTATGTAGTTGCTAGTATGTTAGGTAAAAAGATGATATTAAGCGAAAAAGCCGCTGCTAAATTGTCTTTTCAAATAGATGATATAGAAATAGAGGAGAAGATTAAGGGATCTAAACTAGTTGGGCTTAAGGTAGAAAATCCAATAACCGGAAAGCATATAGCAGTATTAGGAGCAGACTTCGTTGATGTTAGTTTAGGGACTGGCGTTGTTATGAGTGTACCAGCTCACGCTCCCTTTGACTATTATTATTCTAAGAAGACATTTAAGAATAACAATATTGAGATTATACCAGTAATTACAGTAGAAGGTTTAGGAAACGCACTGGCTAAAGACGTTGTCGAGAAGAACAACCCAAAGAGTGATGAGGATTTAAAAAAATTAACAGAATACGTCTACAGAACAGAATACAATAAGGGTGTGTTGAGGAGTGATCTTGGAAACTTAATTAGGGAAGAGTATAGAAATGAATTAAAGAGTTTAGGTGGACTTCCAGTTCCTAAGGGTAGAGAACTAATAACTAACTTCTTAATTTCTAAAGGCTTGGGTAGAAAAATATTTGAAGTGATGAATAAACCGGTCTATTGTAGGTGTGGCACAGAAATTGTAGTCAAGATACTTAAAGACCAATGGTTCTTGGATTATTCAAATAAAGAATGGAAAGAACTCGCGAGGAAATCTTTATCTAAAATTAATGTAATTCCAGAGGAATCCAGAAAGGATTTTGAATTCACTATAGAATGGTTGGAGAAAAGAGCTTGTGCTAGAACTAGAGGATTAGGTACTCCACTACCTTGGGATAAAAAATGGATAATAGAAAGCTTAAGTGATTCTACGATCTATATGGCGTATTATACTATTTCTCACAAAATTAAACAATATAAACTATCACCTTCCAAACTAACTCAAGAATTTTGGGATTACGTAATGCTGGGCATAGGTAATTTAGAAGAGATAAGCGAAAAAACTGGTATCCCCTCCAATATCATAAAAGAATTTAGAGAAGAATTCCTATATTGGTATCCTTTAGATATTAGACATAGCGGAAAGGACTTGATTCCAAATCATTTGACTTTCTTTATCTTTAATCACGCAGCGATCTTCCAGGAGAACTTATGGCCAAAAGCAATTGCTGTAAATGGTTTAGTCTTATATGAAGGAAAGAAGATGAGCAAGTCACTTAGGAACATTATACCGTTAAGAAAAGGTCTAAAAATGTATGGGGTTGACGTAATGCGAATTGCCGTTTCGTCTACAGCTGATATGGGATCAGATGTGAACTTCTCTGAATCTTTAGTAAAAACCGTAGGAGAAACCTTAAGAAAAATGTATGAACTTTTCAAGAGCTTAGATAATTATACTGGAGATATCTTGGGATTCCCAGAGAAATGGTTATTATCAAGAATATATGAGATCACAAGTAGTACAACCAGACATATGGAAGCGTTAGAACTGAGGGATGCAGTCAACGAGTTACTATTTGTATTCTCTTCAGATTTGGATGAGTATTTCGGCATGGTAAGTGCTGAGGGAAGAGAGGCGAATAATAAAGTTTTACGGGAAGTTTTAACAATATGGCTTAAGCTTATTACACCATTTGCTCCGCATTTAGCTGAGGAAATATGGCACGAAATCTTAAAACAAAAAACGTATATAGTAAATGAAGGTTGGCCAGAGGTTGAAGGTTCAAAGATGGACGAACTAACGCTATTGGAACATGAATACATGAAGAGAATTGTTGAAGATATAAGGTCAATCCTAAACATTTTTAAGGGAACACCGAAACTCATTAAAATTTACGCTTTGAACGATTCTAGATATATGGAATTGCTTAGGGATGCTATAGTAGCTAATGGACAAATGAAAAAGTTTATGGACATTCATAAACCTAAGAGTAGAGAAGATGCTAGAATTTTACAGAAAATCTTTAATGAATCCTTAGAAATTGACGATAAGATGAAGAAATTAGTTACAAACTATAATATTAATGAGGTAGATGTACTCAATAAATTATCAAAATATATTAGGAGAAAGTTAAATGTAGACATTCTTATAGAGCCTTATGATGAAGAAGTCAAAAAGACATATAATAAAGAAGCCATGCCCTTAAGACCTGCTATAATAATTGAGTAA
- the hisC gene encoding histidinol-phosphate transaminase encodes MRFSLKLIYLFYVAYLGFYIAPTKLVRNKIKSWLLNASEYDFTDIKEGIRLHLNESPFEPPQFIIDAVKMYLSKGNRYQHPDLLEKYRELAAEYSKVEPENIYPSVGADGSIRAIFYNLVEPGDTILTNYPSYSMYSVYSSVRGTKVIKVNLKEDNEWWKENTDDLLAQAEKVELVIIDDPNNPTGSPMLNGKKELIGQLAENTKGFVVIDEAYYEFGGYTVSPYIYDYPNVLVVRTLSKAFSLASYRLGYTIANEEIVKALMKSSTPFDIPLPSLIAGITALENPSYIKDVVNIVNRNREILYQGLKNLNLKVYKSITNFLLIKDNRNLQEMLMRHGIAIRKLYDNFYRITIGTEDQCKMVIDKLGEELENSNSK; translated from the coding sequence ATGAGATTTTCATTAAAGCTTATTTATTTATTTTACGTTGCTTATCTAGGGTTTTATATTGCACCAACCAAGTTAGTTAGAAATAAGATAAAATCTTGGCTATTAAATGCAAGCGAATATGATTTTACAGATATAAAAGAAGGAATAAGATTACATCTTAATGAATCCCCATTTGAGCCTCCACAATTTATAATAGATGCGGTTAAGATGTATTTAAGTAAGGGAAACAGATATCAACATCCAGATCTTTTAGAAAAATATAGGGAATTGGCTGCTGAATATTCGAAGGTGGAACCAGAAAACATTTATCCATCTGTAGGTGCGGATGGGTCAATCAGAGCAATATTTTATAACCTTGTAGAGCCGGGTGATACAATACTAACGAATTACCCGTCTTATAGTATGTATTCTGTTTACTCTTCAGTAAGAGGAACTAAGGTAATTAAAGTAAATCTTAAAGAGGATAATGAATGGTGGAAAGAAAACACTGATGATTTACTTGCTCAAGCAGAAAAAGTTGAGTTAGTCATAATTGATGATCCTAATAATCCTACAGGATCGCCAATGCTAAATGGGAAAAAGGAACTAATAGGTCAATTAGCAGAAAACACAAAAGGGTTTGTTGTAATTGATGAGGCATACTACGAATTTGGAGGATATACAGTTTCACCTTATATTTACGACTATCCTAACGTTTTGGTGGTTAGGACTCTGAGTAAGGCATTTTCATTAGCTTCCTATAGATTAGGTTATACGATAGCTAATGAGGAGATAGTAAAGGCTCTTATGAAATCATCAACACCTTTTGATATACCTTTACCTTCACTCATTGCCGGAATTACAGCATTAGAAAACCCGTCATATATAAAAGATGTCGTAAACATAGTTAATAGGAATAGGGAAATATTATATCAAGGGCTTAAGAATCTAAATCTGAAAGTTTACAAGTCGATAACCAATTTCCTTTTAATAAAAGATAACAGAAACTTGCAGGAAATGCTTATGAGACACGGGATTGCAATAAGAAAGTTATATGACAACTTTTATAGAATAACAATAGGGACTGAAGATCAGTGCAAGATGGTTATAGATAAACTTGGTGAGGAACTTGAAAATAGCAATTCCAAATAA
- the hisG gene encoding ATP phosphoribosyltransferase, producing MKIAIPNKGRLQQPTLQFLQSVGIKPLASDDRALIVPTSWEGVQLVMIRTEDIPNIVETGATELGITGHDYVIESSADVEELIKLDFGRSKIVLAVPQTWRENSVDELKGKEFRVATKYYNIAKEYVRRRELNAKVVKISGAAEVMPSLGAAEAIIDVMSTGTTLKLHGLKAIDVIMDSYAVVIGNRNWIKNDEADRINLLLTMMKGAIAAKGKKMIFMNVPDNKLDGVINSLPAMLAPAITRLSRSDIWEVITVAEEDILPEVIAKVKAAGARDIVVIDIEKVVK from the coding sequence TTGAAAATAGCAATTCCAAATAAAGGAAGACTCCAGCAACCTACGCTACAATTTTTACAGTCAGTAGGCATAAAACCGTTGGCCAGTGACGATAGAGCGTTAATAGTACCGACAAGTTGGGAGGGAGTGCAGCTAGTCATGATCAGAACCGAGGACATACCTAATATTGTGGAAACCGGTGCTACAGAATTAGGAATTACTGGTCATGATTATGTTATAGAAAGTAGTGCAGATGTTGAAGAGCTAATCAAACTAGACTTTGGAAGATCAAAAATAGTTCTAGCAGTACCTCAAACTTGGAGAGAAAATTCTGTGGACGAATTGAAAGGAAAGGAATTTAGAGTAGCTACTAAATACTATAACATCGCAAAGGAATACGTAAGGAGAAGAGAACTAAATGCAAAGGTAGTAAAAATAAGCGGAGCTGCTGAGGTAATGCCATCACTGGGTGCTGCTGAGGCAATAATCGACGTAATGAGTACTGGGACTACACTAAAACTACATGGGTTAAAAGCAATAGACGTTATAATGGACTCCTATGCTGTAGTTATAGGAAATAGAAACTGGATAAAAAACGATGAGGCTGATAGGATTAATTTACTTCTTACAATGATGAAAGGGGCAATAGCAGCTAAGGGTAAGAAAATGATATTCATGAATGTACCCGATAATAAACTAGATGGAGTAATAAATTCGCTGCCTGCAATGTTAGCCCCAGCAATAACTAGATTAAGCAGATCAGACATATGGGAAGTAATTACGGTAGCAGAGGAGGATATACTACCAGAAGTTATAGCCAAAGTGAAAGCTGCTGGAGCTAGGGATATCGTTGTAATTGATATAGAGAAAGTGGTGAAATAG
- the hisA gene encoding 1-(5-phosphoribosyl)-5-((5-phosphoribosylamino)methylideneamino)imidazole-4-carboxamide isomerase, translated as MNEIIPSIDISFGKAVKRIRGVRGTGLVLGNPIELANKLYNEGYSRIHVVDLDAAEGVGNNEMYIKEICKIGFDWIQVGGGIRDVEKAKRLISLDVNALIFSTIVFTNFNLFYNIVREIGNNRVIVSIDYDDTKRVLISGWKERSMEIIDGIKKVNELELLGIILTYVTNEGTVKGIDYSVKDYAKLIRGVKEYAGGVSSDSDITFLKNVGFDYIIVGMAFYLNKIRGTNVV; from the coding sequence TTGAATGAAATAATTCCAAGTATTGATATAAGCTTTGGAAAAGCGGTAAAACGAATTAGAGGAGTTAGGGGAACTGGTCTAGTTTTAGGTAATCCAATAGAACTAGCAAATAAACTCTATAATGAAGGATACTCAAGAATACACGTAGTTGATTTAGATGCTGCAGAAGGGGTTGGTAACAACGAGATGTACATCAAAGAAATATGTAAAATAGGATTTGATTGGATTCAAGTAGGCGGGGGTATAAGGGACGTTGAAAAAGCTAAAAGATTAATCTCATTAGATGTTAATGCCCTAATTTTCTCCACAATAGTATTTACTAATTTCAATCTATTTTACAATATTGTAAGAGAAATCGGAAATAATAGAGTAATAGTATCTATAGATTATGACGATACGAAAAGAGTTCTAATAAGCGGATGGAAAGAGAGATCAATGGAAATAATAGATGGTATTAAGAAGGTAAATGAACTTGAATTATTAGGGATTATACTAACCTATGTCACCAATGAAGGTACCGTTAAAGGAATCGATTATAGTGTGAAAGATTATGCAAAACTAATACGAGGGGTAAAAGAATATGCTGGCGGTGTTTCAAGTGATTCAGATATTACGTTTTTAAAAAACGTTGGATTTGATTACATAATAGTTGGAATGGCTTTTTACCTAAATAAAATAAGGGGGACTAACGTTGTCTAG
- the hisBd gene encoding imidazoleglycerol-phosphate dehydratase: protein MSRSANITRETKETKIEVLLDIDRKGEVKVSTPIPFFNHMLITLLTYMNSTAIVSATDKLPYDDHHIVEDVAITLGLAIKTALGDKRGIKRFSHQIIPMDDALVLVSLDISNRGMAFVNLNLKRSEIGGLATENVPHFFQSFAYNSGITLHISQLSGYNTHHIIEASFKALGLALYEATRIVDNEIRSTKGII from the coding sequence TTGTCTAGAAGCGCAAATATAACTAGAGAAACAAAGGAGACTAAAATAGAGGTACTCTTAGACATAGATAGAAAAGGCGAAGTTAAGGTTTCCACTCCAATTCCATTTTTTAACCACATGCTTATAACATTACTAACCTACATGAACTCTACTGCAATAGTGTCTGCTACAGATAAACTACCCTATGACGATCATCATATTGTGGAAGATGTCGCAATAACGCTTGGTTTGGCAATAAAGACCGCACTAGGCGATAAGAGAGGAATAAAAAGATTCTCCCACCAAATTATACCAATGGATGATGCTTTGGTTTTAGTTTCACTAGATATTTCAAATAGAGGAATGGCCTTCGTTAATCTTAATTTGAAAAGAAGTGAAATTGGTGGATTAGCTACGGAAAATGTTCCACATTTCTTCCAATCCTTTGCTTACAATAGTGGAATCACTTTACATATTTCTCAATTGAGTGGATATAATACACACCATATCATAGAGGCTAGTTTTAAGGCCTTAGGATTAGCACTATACGAAGCAACGAGAATAGTAGACAATGAAATAAGAAGCACGAAGGGGATAATATGA
- the hisF gene encoding imidazole glycerol phosphate synthase subunit HisF, translating to MTTKRIIACLDVKDGNVVKGVNFLNLQLKGDPVSLASLYEEEGADEIVFLDITATIEARKALYNVIKDTASVLSIPLTVGGGIRTPDDVSMALRSGADKVSINTAAVESSQIVKKSAEEFGSQAVVVAIDVKKVSGNWIVFTKSGTYNTRLDAIKWAKKVEELGAGEILLTSIDRDGTRLGYDLELTRKIVDSVNIPVIASGGAGKMEHFYEVFSLAKADAALAAGIFHDGIIKIKDLKSYLSQKGIEVRM from the coding sequence ATGACAACGAAAAGAATAATAGCTTGCCTCGATGTAAAGGACGGTAACGTAGTTAAAGGAGTAAATTTCCTTAATCTCCAATTGAAAGGAGATCCGGTTAGCCTAGCCAGTCTATATGAAGAAGAAGGCGCTGATGAGATAGTCTTCTTAGATATAACTGCAACGATAGAAGCTAGAAAAGCATTATATAATGTCATTAAGGATACTGCGAGCGTATTGTCCATTCCCTTAACAGTTGGTGGTGGTATTAGAACACCTGACGACGTGTCAATGGCGTTAAGATCTGGAGCAGATAAGGTTAGTATAAATACTGCTGCAGTTGAAAGTAGCCAAATAGTGAAAAAATCTGCAGAAGAGTTTGGATCACAAGCAGTAGTAGTAGCCATAGATGTTAAGAAGGTAAGCGGAAATTGGATAGTCTTCACAAAATCCGGAACTTACAATACCAGACTTGATGCTATAAAGTGGGCTAAAAAGGTGGAAGAACTTGGTGCAGGTGAAATATTGCTAACGAGTATTGATAGAGATGGTACTAGACTTGGTTATGACTTAGAATTAACTAGGAAAATAGTTGATTCTGTCAATATCCCAGTAATAGCTAGTGGGGGAGCTGGAAAAATGGAACATTTTTATGAGGTTTTTTCCCTCGCGAAGGCCGACGCAGCGTTAGCTGCTGGCATATTCCATGATGGAATAATTAAAATAAAAGACTTGAAGTCGTATTTAAGCCAGAAAGGCATCGAGGTGAGAATGTGA
- the hisD gene encoding histidinol dehydrogenase — translation MISYSLPNERPNDFSRVIPVVKDIIESVKTKGDNALYELTEKLDKVKIDNIKAREEELKTQASKLDPKVKQAIDTAYEQLKAFHEMLVPPNIGGGYQGISFGVIWRSIEKIGIYVPSGKYSYPSTLLMAGIPAKVAKVKEIYVASPPTQEGTVNPALAYVAIKLGVNEVYKIGGAQAIAALAFGTESVKKVYKIVGPGNVYVQAAKYLVSSVVGIDGIEGPTELVIIADETAKAEYVALDMKAQAEHGPDTYIVLLSNDDELIRRVEEKIKNDKKIYYIIKTKNLDEAIEIANKIAPEHLSLYVKDAYTLMDKIVNAGAISLGNTPPAIIDYVAGPNHILPTNGWAKIRGGITVYDFIKPTMYANVRDINKQLLEASISLANYEGFIIHGKSIGARYE, via the coding sequence GTGATTTCCTATAGTCTGCCAAATGAGAGACCGAACGATTTTAGCAGAGTAATCCCAGTAGTCAAGGATATTATTGAGTCTGTTAAGACCAAGGGAGATAACGCGTTATATGAGCTAACTGAGAAATTAGATAAAGTTAAGATAGATAACATCAAGGCAAGGGAAGAGGAACTAAAAACACAAGCTTCTAAGTTGGATCCCAAAGTTAAGCAAGCTATAGATACAGCCTATGAACAATTAAAGGCATTCCATGAAATGCTAGTTCCGCCTAATATCGGAGGGGGCTATCAAGGTATATCCTTTGGAGTAATTTGGAGAAGTATAGAGAAGATCGGAATATATGTCCCTTCCGGTAAATATTCCTATCCATCGACCTTACTAATGGCTGGAATACCAGCAAAAGTAGCTAAGGTAAAGGAAATTTACGTAGCCTCTCCTCCTACTCAAGAAGGAACCGTAAATCCAGCTTTAGCTTATGTTGCAATTAAGCTAGGAGTAAATGAGGTTTATAAGATTGGTGGTGCACAAGCAATAGCTGCTTTAGCTTTTGGTACTGAGAGTGTAAAGAAAGTTTACAAGATTGTAGGACCAGGAAATGTCTATGTTCAAGCCGCTAAGTACCTAGTGAGTAGCGTTGTTGGAATTGATGGAATTGAGGGACCAACTGAATTAGTTATAATAGCAGATGAGACTGCAAAGGCCGAGTATGTGGCTCTAGATATGAAGGCACAAGCTGAACATGGTCCAGATACGTATATAGTGCTCTTATCTAATGATGATGAACTGATTAGGAGAGTCGAAGAGAAAATAAAGAATGATAAAAAAATATATTATATAATAAAAACTAAAAATTTAGATGAAGCTATAGAAATTGCAAACAAAATTGCCCCAGAACATCTATCTTTATATGTTAAAGACGCATATACCTTAATGGATAAAATAGTAAATGCAGGCGCGATAAGCCTAGGAAACACACCTCCAGCAATAATAGATTATGTAGCTGGTCCTAATCACATTTTACCTACTAATGGTTGGGCTAAAATTAGGGGAGGCATTACTGTTTACGATTTTATAAAACCAACAATGTACGCTAATGTCCGTGATATAAATAAACAGCTACTTGAAGCATCTATTTCCTTAGCAAACTATGAGGGATTCATAATTCATGGTAAAAGTATAGGTGCACGATATGAGTAA
- the hisE gene encoding phosphoribosyl-ATP diphosphatase has product MSNEIVDELYKIILDRIEKRPTGSYTAEIVNKGKPYVARKVGEESVETIVASLAENKERFISEVADLIYHLLVLMALEGVTPEDIYRELERRRK; this is encoded by the coding sequence ATGAGTAATGAAATAGTAGATGAATTATACAAAATCATACTTGATAGGATAGAAAAGAGGCCGACTGGTAGTTACACTGCTGAGATTGTAAATAAGGGAAAACCATACGTAGCGAGGAAGGTTGGCGAAGAATCTGTAGAAACAATAGTAGCATCTCTAGCAGAAAATAAGGAGAGATTTATAAGTGAGGTCGCTGATCTAATCTATCATTTATTAGTATTAATGGCATTAGAAGGCGTAACACCAGAGGATATTTATAGAG